A DNA window from Pseudomonas sp. GD03919 contains the following coding sequences:
- a CDS encoding DEAD/DEAH box helicase: MPLDIHQLRQEDWRSEFGAGDLRRGIGYAEEKRSKLLSIKDNSLLANCRGSAGQTYQQRITLHPYGRKWNVTGHCTCPVGFNCKHVAAALLTLEAQQRAGSDLSDIIVVNKELAETRLEGIAPTAILSLGSQVRVHFDARKGRMQEQTQHRAALAFDYAGHKVFGKPARDLVKRLDAEHNLRLIRDGAAEAALRKRLENLGLQVALRQSEALPAEAGEPFELERERDWLDFVQQQLPQLRAEGWQIHMRPDFQYNLAEVDDWYAEVEEDPQQNWFDLELGIEVEGQRLSLLPILLQAIRRTPWLLAPEALAQRADEDRLLVSLPQGGKRIALPFARLKPLLATLGELYFRDPGEDHLPLRLGRADAARLAELAQGPELSWQGGDELRGFAQRLQNLAVREIAPPEGLQAELRTYQVQGLNWMQTLAELRVGGVLADDMGLGKTLQTLAHILCEKQAGRLDKPALIVMPTSLIPNWQDEAARFTPQLRVLALHGNKRKALFGEIAEHDLILTTYALLPRDLKALNQQRYRLLILDEAQNIKNPRSKAATAAAQVQADLRLCLTGTPLENHLGELWSLFHFLMPGWLGDAKAFTRDYRTPIEKRGDVQRLNHLNGRIRPFLLRRTKEQVASELPPKTEITHWVELTQLQRDRYETLRLAMDQKVREEITRQGLARSHIVILEALLRLRQSCCDLRLLGDDNGELSASDSGKLSALLDMLQELVDEGRRVLLFSQFTSMLALIEVELQTRKIAYAKLTGSTQDRRTPVQRFQAGEFPVFLISLKAGGSGLNLTAADTVIHFDPWWNPAAEAQASDRAYRIGQDKPVFVYKLIARGSVEEKIQQLQQAKANLAKGVLDGGSQGQWQLDEEDLAALFAPLD; this comes from the coding sequence ATGCCCCTGGATATCCACCAACTCCGCCAGGAAGACTGGCGCTCGGAATTCGGCGCCGGTGACCTGCGTCGCGGCATCGGCTACGCCGAGGAGAAACGCAGCAAGCTGCTCAGCATCAAAGACAACAGTCTGCTCGCCAACTGCCGTGGCTCCGCTGGGCAGACCTACCAGCAGCGCATTACCCTGCACCCCTATGGGCGCAAATGGAACGTGACCGGGCACTGCACCTGCCCGGTGGGTTTCAACTGCAAGCATGTAGCCGCCGCCCTGCTCACCCTGGAAGCGCAACAGCGCGCAGGTAGCGACCTGTCGGACATCATCGTGGTCAACAAGGAACTGGCGGAAACGCGCCTGGAAGGTATCGCGCCTACCGCCATCCTCAGCCTGGGCAGCCAGGTACGCGTGCATTTCGATGCGCGCAAGGGGCGCATGCAGGAGCAGACCCAACACCGCGCGGCGCTGGCCTTCGACTATGCCGGACACAAGGTATTCGGCAAGCCGGCCAGGGACCTGGTCAAGCGCCTGGATGCAGAGCACAACCTGCGCCTGATCCGTGACGGCGCCGCCGAAGCCGCGCTGCGCAAGCGCCTGGAGAACCTCGGCCTGCAGGTCGCCCTGCGCCAGAGCGAAGCGCTGCCGGCCGAAGCGGGCGAACCGTTCGAGCTGGAACGCGAACGCGACTGGCTGGATTTCGTCCAGCAACAGTTGCCGCAGTTGCGCGCCGAAGGCTGGCAAATCCACATGCGCCCGGACTTCCAGTACAACCTCGCCGAGGTCGACGACTGGTACGCCGAGGTCGAGGAAGATCCGCAGCAGAACTGGTTCGACCTGGAGCTGGGCATCGAAGTCGAAGGCCAGCGCCTGAGCCTGCTGCCGATCCTGCTCCAGGCCATCCGCCGCACGCCCTGGCTGCTGGCGCCCGAAGCGCTGGCCCAGCGCGCCGACGAAGACCGCCTGCTGGTCAGCCTGCCGCAGGGCGGCAAACGCATCGCCCTACCCTTCGCCCGCTTGAAGCCGCTGCTGGCTACGCTCGGCGAGCTGTATTTCCGCGACCCTGGCGAAGACCACCTGCCGCTGCGCCTGGGCCGCGCCGACGCCGCACGCCTGGCTGAGCTGGCACAGGGCCCTGAACTGAGCTGGCAAGGTGGCGATGAGCTGCGCGGTTTCGCCCAGCGCCTGCAGAACCTGGCCGTGCGCGAGATTGCGCCACCCGAGGGTTTGCAGGCCGAACTGCGCACCTATCAGGTGCAGGGCCTGAACTGGATGCAGACCCTGGCCGAGCTGCGCGTCGGCGGCGTACTGGCCGACGACATGGGCCTGGGCAAGACCCTGCAGACCCTGGCGCACATCCTCTGCGAGAAACAGGCCGGACGCCTCGACAAGCCCGCGCTGATCGTCATGCCCACCAGCCTGATTCCCAACTGGCAGGACGAAGCAGCGCGCTTCACTCCACAGTTACGTGTGCTGGCCCTGCATGGCAACAAGCGCAAGGCATTGTTCGGAGAGATCGCCGAGCACGACCTGATCCTCACCACCTACGCCCTGCTGCCACGCGACCTCAAGGCGCTGAACCAGCAGCGCTATCGCCTGCTGATTCTCGACGAAGCTCAGAATATCAAGAACCCGCGCAGCAAGGCGGCCACCGCCGCCGCACAGGTACAGGCAGACCTGCGTCTGTGCCTGACCGGCACCCCGCTGGAAAATCACCTGGGCGAACTCTGGTCGCTGTTCCATTTCCTCATGCCCGGCTGGCTGGGGGATGCCAAGGCCTTCACCCGTGACTACCGCACGCCTATCGAGAAACGTGGCGACGTCCAGCGCCTCAATCACCTGAACGGGCGCATTCGCCCCTTCCTGTTGCGCCGCACCAAGGAACAGGTGGCCAGCGAGCTGCCACCGAAGACCGAGATCACCCACTGGGTCGAGCTGACCCAGCTGCAGCGCGACCGCTACGAAACCCTGCGCCTGGCCATGGACCAGAAGGTGCGCGAGGAAATCACCCGCCAGGGACTGGCGCGCAGCCATATCGTTATCCTCGAAGCCCTGCTGCGCCTGCGCCAGAGCTGCTGCGACCTGCGCCTGCTAGGTGACGATAATGGCGAGCTGAGCGCCAGTGATTCGGGCAAGCTCAGCGCCTTGCTGGATATGCTTCAGGAGCTGGTCGACGAAGGCCGCCGCGTGCTGCTGTTCTCCCAGTTCACCTCCATGCTGGCGCTGATCGAAGTAGAACTGCAGACACGCAAGATCGCCTACGCCAAGCTCACCGGCAGCACCCAGGACCGCCGCACACCGGTGCAGCGCTTCCAGGCCGGCGAATTTCCGGTGTTTCTGATCAGCCTCAAGGCCGGCGGCAGCGGCCTCAACCTGACCGCCGCCGATACCGTGATCCACTTCGATCCCTGGTGGAACCCGGCCGCCGAGGCCCAGGCCAGCGACCGCGCCTACCGCATCGGCCAGGACAAACCTGTGTTCGTCTACAAGCTGATCGCCCGTGGCAGCGTCGAGGAAAAGATCCAGCAACTGCAGCAGGCCAAGGCCAACCTGGCCAAAGGCGTGCTCGACGGTGGCAGTCAGGGCCAGTGGCAACTGGATGAAGAAGACCTGGCGGCGCTGTTCGCGCCGCTGGATTGA
- the bglX gene encoding beta-glucosidase BglX, with protein sequence MKYLRQFALVSALFAPNLLVAAPSMDDKSAFIADLVGRMTLEEKVGQLRLISIGGDMPRERIREEMAAGRIGATFNSVVRPENRPMQEAALRSRLGIPVFFAYDIIHGHRTTFPIGLGVASSWDIAAIENSARVAAFEASADSLDMTFAPTVDISRDPRWGRTSEGFGEDPYLVSRIAAAMVRGYQGQDPSDPQRIMASVKHFALYGAVEGGRDYNVVDMSPMRMYQDYLPPYRAAIDAGAGGVMVALNAINGVPASANTWLLRDLLRRDWGFKGVALSDHGAITELLRHGVAADGREAAKLAVTAGVGMSMADTLYDEELPALVRSGAVPQRVLDEAVTHVLNTKYDLGLFHDPFRRIGRAEDDPADVNAESRLHRADARAMARDSLVLLENHGDTLPLSKNTTVALIGPLADSPVDMLGSWSAVGVAEQAVTLRQGMQAALEGEGKLLYVLGANVTDDAHVINYLNQLNWDRPEVVLDKRTPQAMLEEAVRVASQADVIVAAVGEARGMSHESSSRTRLDLPDSQQALLRALKATGKPLVLVLMNGRPLALSWEKDNADAMLETWYSGIEGGHAIADVLFGEHNPSGKLPITFPRSVGQIPTYYNHLRLGRPYTPGTPGNYTSQYFEEPNGPLYPFGYGLSYSDFQLSAPKLSAERMHADEKIRVSVTLKNTGSRAGATVVQLYLHDEAASVIRPVKELKDFRRVKLEAGETRELSFEIDEAMLRFYNASLQHVSEPGAFRVQLGLDSQSVQEARFELLPRQ encoded by the coding sequence ATGAAATACCTGCGCCAGTTCGCTCTCGTTTCTGCCCTGTTCGCCCCCAACTTGCTGGTCGCTGCGCCATCGATGGATGACAAGTCGGCTTTCATCGCCGACCTGGTAGGGCGCATGACTCTTGAGGAAAAGGTCGGCCAACTGCGCCTGATCAGCATCGGTGGCGACATGCCGCGCGAACGCATTCGCGAGGAAATGGCCGCGGGGCGCATCGGCGCCACCTTCAATTCGGTGGTGCGCCCGGAGAACCGTCCGATGCAGGAGGCTGCCTTGCGCAGCCGCCTGGGCATCCCGGTGTTCTTCGCCTACGACATCATCCATGGTCATCGCACCACCTTTCCCATCGGGCTGGGGGTGGCCTCGAGCTGGGACATTGCCGCCATCGAGAACAGTGCCCGGGTGGCGGCTTTCGAAGCCAGCGCCGACAGCCTGGACATGACCTTCGCGCCGACGGTGGACATTTCCCGCGATCCGCGCTGGGGGCGCACGTCCGAAGGCTTCGGTGAAGATCCCTACCTGGTGTCGCGTATTGCCGCAGCCATGGTGCGGGGTTACCAGGGGCAAGACCCCAGCGATCCGCAGCGCATCATGGCCAGCGTCAAACACTTTGCCCTGTACGGCGCGGTGGAGGGCGGGCGTGACTACAACGTGGTCGACATGAGCCCGATGCGCATGTACCAGGATTATCTGCCGCCTTATCGCGCCGCTATCGATGCCGGCGCGGGCGGGGTGATGGTCGCGCTCAACGCAATCAATGGCGTGCCGGCCTCGGCCAATACCTGGCTGCTGCGTGATCTGCTGCGCCGCGACTGGGGCTTCAAGGGCGTGGCGCTCAGCGACCATGGCGCGATCACCGAACTGCTGCGCCATGGTGTGGCTGCCGATGGTCGCGAGGCGGCCAAACTGGCGGTTACCGCAGGTGTCGGCATGAGCATGGCCGATACGCTCTACGATGAGGAACTGCCGGCGCTGGTGCGCAGCGGCGCGGTGCCGCAGCGCGTGCTGGATGAAGCCGTTACCCATGTGCTGAACACCAAGTACGACCTGGGGCTGTTCCATGATCCGTTCCGCCGCATCGGCCGCGCCGAGGACGATCCTGCTGATGTGAATGCCGAAAGCCGCCTGCACCGCGCCGATGCACGGGCCATGGCGCGTGACTCGCTGGTGCTGCTGGAAAACCATGGCGATACCCTGCCGCTGAGCAAGAACACCACCGTCGCGTTGATCGGGCCGCTGGCCGATTCGCCGGTGGATATGCTCGGCAGTTGGTCGGCGGTCGGTGTGGCTGAGCAGGCGGTAACGTTGCGCCAGGGTATGCAGGCCGCGCTCGAAGGCGAGGGCAAACTGCTCTATGTCCTGGGCGCCAACGTCACCGATGATGCCCATGTGATCAATTACCTCAACCAGCTCAACTGGGATCGCCCGGAAGTGGTGCTGGACAAGCGCACACCACAGGCGATGCTGGAAGAGGCTGTGCGTGTGGCTTCCCAGGCCGACGTCATCGTCGCGGCGGTGGGTGAGGCGCGGGGGATGTCCCACGAGTCGTCCAGCCGCACCCGCCTGGATCTGCCGGACAGCCAGCAGGCGCTGCTGCGTGCGCTCAAAGCCACCGGCAAACCGCTGGTGCTGGTGCTGATGAACGGCCGGCCGCTGGCATTGAGCTGGGAGAAGGACAACGCCGACGCGATGCTGGAAACCTGGTACAGCGGTATCGAAGGTGGTCATGCCATCGCTGATGTACTGTTCGGCGAGCACAACCCGTCGGGCAAGCTGCCGATCACCTTCCCGCGCTCGGTTGGGCAGATTCCCACCTACTACAATCATCTGCGCCTGGGCCGTCCGTATACACCCGGCACGCCGGGTAACTACACCTCGCAGTATTTCGAGGAGCCCAACGGCCCGCTGTATCCGTTTGGCTACGGTTTGAGTTACAGCGACTTCCAGCTGTCGGCACCGAAACTGTCTGCCGAACGCATGCACGCGGATGAGAAGATTCGCGTCAGCGTCACGCTGAAGAACACCGGGTCACGGGCTGGCGCCACCGTGGTGCAGCTGTATCTGCACGATGAGGCCGCGTCGGTGATCCGTCCGGTGAAGGAACTCAAGGATTTTCGCAGGGTCAAGCTTGAGGCAGGCGAAACGCGTGAGCTGAGTTTCGAGATCGACGAAGCCATGCTGCGTTTCTACAACGCCAGCCTGCAGCATGTCAGCGAGCCAGGTGCCTTCCGTGTTCAGCTCGGGCTGGATTCGCAGAGCGTGCAGGAGGCGCGTTTCGAACTGTTGCCACGCCAATGA
- a CDS encoding glucan biosynthesis protein G has product MGKAGKLALCVLPLLFAAQSWAFDLDDVAVKAKALAAEGYSAPQSQLPASLRELPFAGYQKVRFLEEKAHWADGKTPFRLYFFHQGMHFDVPVKINEVTAEGTREIKYDPSMFDFGDLNLNPDDLKDLGFAGFKVINEINAKGTHDEVMSVLGASYFRIVGKGQVFGLSARGLAIDTALPSGEEFPRFTEFWIEKPQPDRRSLVIYALLDSPRATGAYRMEIKPGRDSVLDVQSKVYLRENVEKLGIAPLTSMYLFGANQPWPRPNYRPQLHDSEGLGIHAGNGEWIWRPLNNPQRLNVSSYRIDNPRGFGLMQRSRDFSQYQDLDDRYELRPSGWVETVGDWGAGHVELVEIPTPDETNDNIVALWRPEKLPAPGEALDVAYRLHFSRDEAKLHDPQLAMVSQTRLSEGDIKQANLIRQADGSTALVIDFVGKELAKRSPDAAPQVQVSVDDNAELLEENLRYNPVSKGWRLLLRVKIKDPAQPVEMRAALVEDGKPVSETWSYQLPSHE; this is encoded by the coding sequence ATGGGCAAGGCCGGCAAGCTGGCCCTCTGCGTGCTCCCGCTGTTGTTCGCTGCCCAGAGCTGGGCCTTCGATCTGGATGATGTGGCGGTCAAGGCCAAGGCTTTGGCTGCAGAAGGCTACAGTGCCCCGCAAAGCCAGTTGCCCGCTTCGCTGCGTGAGCTGCCGTTCGCCGGCTATCAAAAGGTGCGCTTCCTCGAAGAGAAGGCACACTGGGCGGATGGCAAGACGCCGTTTCGGCTGTACTTCTTCCACCAGGGCATGCACTTCGATGTGCCGGTGAAGATCAATGAGGTGACCGCCGAGGGTACTCGCGAGATCAAGTACGACCCGTCGATGTTCGACTTCGGCGACCTCAATCTGAACCCGGACGACCTCAAGGATCTCGGTTTTGCCGGCTTCAAGGTCATCAACGAGATCAATGCCAAAGGTACGCACGACGAAGTGATGAGCGTGCTCGGCGCCAGCTACTTCCGCATCGTCGGCAAGGGGCAGGTGTTCGGTCTTTCCGCACGCGGTCTGGCCATCGACACGGCGCTGCCATCGGGTGAGGAATTTCCGCGTTTCACCGAATTCTGGATCGAAAAGCCACAGCCCGACCGCCGCAGCCTGGTGATCTACGCATTGCTTGACTCGCCACGGGCCACCGGCGCCTACCGCATGGAAATCAAACCGGGCCGCGACAGCGTGCTCGACGTGCAATCGAAGGTCTACCTGCGCGAGAACGTCGAGAAACTCGGCATCGCGCCGCTGACCAGCATGTACCTGTTCGGTGCCAACCAACCCTGGCCACGCCCCAACTACCGTCCGCAACTGCATGATTCCGAAGGCCTGGGGATTCATGCCGGCAACGGCGAGTGGATCTGGCGTCCGCTGAACAACCCGCAGCGCCTGAATGTCAGCAGCTACCGTATCGACAACCCGCGTGGTTTCGGCCTGATGCAGCGCAGTCGTGATTTCAGCCAGTATCAGGATCTCGATGATCGCTACGAGCTGCGGCCGAGCGGCTGGGTGGAGACCGTCGGTGATTGGGGTGCCGGCCATGTCGAGCTGGTGGAAATTCCCACCCCGGATGAAACCAACGACAACATCGTCGCCCTGTGGCGCCCGGAAAAGCTGCCTGCGCCGGGTGAGGCGCTGGATGTGGCCTATCGTCTGCATTTCAGTCGTGACGAGGCCAAACTGCACGACCCGCAACTGGCCATGGTCAGTCAGACCCGTCTGTCGGAGGGTGATATCAAGCAGGCCAACCTGATTCGCCAGGCCGATGGCAGCACCGCGCTGGTGATCGATTTTGTCGGTAAGGAACTGGCCAAGCGCTCGCCTGATGCGGCACCGCAGGTACAGGTCAGTGTCGATGACAACGCCGAGTTGCTGGAAGAGAACCTGCGTTACAACCCGGTGAGCAAAGGCTGGCGTCTGTTGCTGCGGGTCAAGATCAAGGACCCGGCGCAGCCGGTGGAGATGCGTGCCGCGCTGGTCGAGGACGGCAAGCCTGTGTCGGAAACCTGGAGCTATCAGCTGCCTTCTCATGAATAA
- the mdoH gene encoding glucans biosynthesis glucosyltransferase MdoH, giving the protein MNNSLDATQIQDYLGELPLDHERRQALAHRLEEQGGDFATLHRALHEDDLAAAEPQDETREMLESVPARLALGWPDALERGCRIVRDHQGRPTIDSTPPIKRTRMVPEPWQINILDRGWRRLKGEKPAPRPRTRESEDFTEERWRHVAAVRRTALLVLMIAQTVVATWYMKSVLPYQGWSLVDLGLVFEQPLHESARQILPYVVQTSILALFALLFCWVSMGFWTALMGFFQLLKGRDRYSISASSCGDEPISPRARTALVMPIANEHVPRVFAGLRATFESLKATGQLEHFDFFILSDSNDPDICVAEQQAWMELCSEVEGFDHIFYRRRRRRVKRKSGNIDDFCRRWGSNYRYMVVLDADSVMSGECLTRLVRLMEANPGAGIIQTAPKASGMDTLYARLQQFATSVYGPLFTAGLNFWQLGESHYWGHNAIIRVKPFIEHCALAPLPGTGSFAGAILSHDFVEAALMRRAGWGVWIAYDLPGSYEELPPNLLDELKRDRRWCHGNLMNFRLFLVRGMHAVHRVVFLTGVMSYLSAPLWLLFLLLSTCLLAIHTLMVPEYFLQPNQLYPLWPRWQPEEAVALFSATMTLLFLPKLLSVLLIWIKGAEAYGGRTRVLLSMLLEASCSVLLAPVRMLFHSLFVTAAFLGWSVQWNSPQRVDDSTPWSEAFRRHGSQVLIGISWTALVAWLNPDFLWWLAPIVVSLVLSPVVSVLTSRTAPGLAARRSKLFLIPEEHKVPVELSNTAEYEQLNSSRALRKGFLRAVVDPLYNALVCAMARARHAKVVPAAEALRDERIEEILNAGPQGKVEATRWRLLNDPDGMARLHARIWQEPQYRAWREALRDA; this is encoded by the coding sequence ATGAATAACAGCCTAGACGCTACTCAGATCCAGGATTACCTGGGCGAACTACCGCTCGATCATGAGCGCCGGCAAGCACTGGCTCATCGCCTGGAAGAGCAGGGCGGCGATTTTGCCACCCTGCATCGTGCCCTGCACGAGGACGACCTTGCGGCCGCCGAGCCTCAGGACGAAACCCGCGAGATGCTCGAGTCGGTGCCGGCCCGCCTGGCGCTGGGCTGGCCGGATGCACTTGAGCGTGGCTGCCGCATCGTCCGGGATCATCAGGGCCGGCCCACCATCGATTCGACGCCGCCGATCAAGCGCACGCGCATGGTGCCGGAGCCCTGGCAGATCAACATCCTCGATCGTGGCTGGCGTCGCTTGAAAGGCGAAAAGCCGGCACCACGACCCCGCACGCGCGAGAGCGAGGACTTTACCGAGGAGCGCTGGCGGCATGTCGCGGCGGTGCGCCGCACGGCGCTGTTGGTGCTGATGATCGCGCAGACCGTGGTCGCCACCTGGTACATGAAATCGGTACTGCCCTATCAGGGTTGGTCGCTGGTCGATCTGGGCCTGGTATTCGAGCAGCCGTTGCACGAGTCGGCGCGGCAGATTCTGCCTTATGTGGTGCAGACCAGCATTCTGGCGCTGTTCGCCCTGTTGTTCTGCTGGGTGTCGATGGGCTTCTGGACTGCGCTGATGGGCTTCTTCCAGTTGCTCAAGGGCCGCGATCGTTACAGCATCTCGGCCAGCAGCTGCGGTGATGAACCCATTTCACCCCGGGCGCGCACTGCGCTGGTCATGCCGATTGCCAACGAGCATGTCCCTCGGGTGTTTGCCGGTCTGCGGGCGACCTTCGAATCGCTCAAGGCTACCGGGCAACTGGAGCATTTCGATTTCTTCATCCTCAGTGACAGTAACGACCCGGATATCTGCGTCGCCGAACAGCAGGCCTGGATGGAGCTGTGCAGTGAGGTGGAAGGCTTCGACCATATCTTCTACCGCCGTCGTCGCCGTCGGGTGAAGCGCAAGAGCGGCAACATCGACGACTTCTGCCGGCGCTGGGGTAGCAACTACCGCTACATGGTGGTGCTCGATGCCGACAGCGTGATGAGCGGTGAATGCCTGACCCGCCTGGTGCGCCTGATGGAGGCCAACCCGGGTGCCGGCATCATCCAGACCGCGCCCAAGGCATCGGGCATGGACACCCTCTATGCGCGCCTGCAACAGTTTGCCACCAGCGTCTATGGGCCGCTGTTCACCGCCGGCCTCAACTTCTGGCAACTGGGTGAGTCGCACTACTGGGGCCACAACGCAATCATCCGGGTCAAACCCTTTATCGAGCACTGCGCCCTGGCGCCGCTGCCGGGCACCGGTTCCTTCGCTGGCGCGATCCTCTCCCACGACTTCGTCGAGGCCGCGCTGATGCGCCGCGCTGGCTGGGGTGTGTGGATCGCCTACGACCTGCCGGGCAGCTATGAAGAGTTGCCGCCGAACCTGCTCGACGAGCTCAAGCGCGACCGCCGCTGGTGCCATGGCAACCTGATGAACTTCCGCCTGTTCCTGGTGCGCGGCATGCATGCGGTGCATCGGGTGGTGTTCCTCACCGGGGTCATGTCGTACCTGTCGGCGCCGCTGTGGCTGCTGTTTCTGCTGCTCTCGACCTGCCTGCTGGCGATCCATACGCTGATGGTGCCGGAGTATTTCCTGCAGCCCAACCAGCTCTATCCGCTGTGGCCACGCTGGCAACCGGAAGAGGCAGTGGCGCTGTTCTCGGCGACCATGACCCTGCTGTTCCTGCCCAAGCTGCTCAGCGTGCTGCTGATCTGGATCAAGGGCGCCGAAGCCTACGGTGGGCGCACGCGGGTACTGTTGTCGATGCTGCTGGAGGCGTCCTGCTCGGTGCTGCTGGCGCCGGTGCGCATGCTGTTCCACAGCCTGTTCGTCACCGCTGCCTTCCTCGGTTGGTCGGTGCAGTGGAACTCGCCGCAGCGTGTGGATGATTCCACGCCCTGGAGCGAAGCCTTTCGTCGTCACGGCAGCCAGGTGCTGATCGGGATCAGCTGGACGGCACTGGTGGCCTGGCTCAACCCGGACTTCCTCTGGTGGCTGGCGCCCATCGTGGTGTCGCTGGTGCTGTCGCCGGTGGTCTCGGTGCTGACCAGCCGCACGGCACCGGGGCTGGCGGCACGGCGTAGCAAGCTGTTCCTGATTCCCGAAGAGCACAAGGTGCCAGTGGAGCTGAGCAACACTGCCGAGTACGAGCAATTGAACAGCTCGCGGGCTCTGCGCAAGGGCTTCCTGCGTGCAGTGGTCGACCCGCTGTACAACGCCCTGGTCTGCGCCATGGCCCGGGCGCGCCACGCCAAGGTGGTGCCGGCTGCCGAGGCGCTGCGTGATGAGCGTATCGAGGAAATCCTCAATGCCGGGCCGCAAGGCAAGGTCGAGGCGACCCGCTGGCGCCTGCTCAACGACCCCGACGGTATGGCGCGCCTGCATGCGCGCATCTGGCAGGAACCGCAATATCGCGCCTGGCGCGAAGCGCTACGCGATGCCTGA
- a CDS encoding cytochrome b, with protein sequence MSNLHDCAQRYGSVTRLLHWGMAIVLGWQFVTVLAHVLLEDSALDKFLWGTHKATGLLLMVLVVIRLLWALYNSSRRSAPVSTLARFGHLALYGLLFVIPFVALLRQYGSGREFVAFGMTVMPGFDGKIEWMIAPAGLLHGNLGWLLLFMVIGHAAMAFVHRRQGGEDVLARMIGR encoded by the coding sequence ATGTCGAATCTGCATGATTGCGCGCAGCGCTATGGCTCGGTTACACGCCTGCTGCACTGGGGGATGGCCATTGTGCTGGGGTGGCAGTTCGTCACCGTTCTGGCCCATGTCCTGCTGGAAGACAGCGCGCTGGATAAATTCCTCTGGGGGACGCACAAGGCGACCGGGCTGTTGCTCATGGTGCTGGTGGTGATTCGCCTGCTCTGGGCGCTGTACAACAGCAGCCGCCGGTCGGCCCCAGTCAGCACACTGGCACGCTTCGGCCATCTGGCGTTGTATGGCCTGCTGTTCGTGATTCCCTTTGTCGCGCTGCTGCGTCAGTACGGCTCGGGCCGTGAGTTCGTGGCATTCGGCATGACCGTCATGCCCGGTTTTGACGGCAAGATCGAGTGGATGATCGCTCCAGCCGGTCTGCTGCATGGCAACCTGGGCTGGCTGTTGCTGTTCATGGTGATTGGCCATGCCGCCATGGCCTTTGTCCATCGCCGCCAGGGCGGTGAGGATGTATTGGCGCGAATGATCGGTCGCTGA